One part of the Sphingobacterium sp. LZ7M1 genome encodes these proteins:
- a CDS encoding SLC5 family protein: protein MDNFHLSFLDILIIVGETLLVVVIGFIAARKVKRTTEGYFLASGNMPWYLIGAAFVATSVSSEQIVGTIGATYKGGMAIANWEWWALPTYLLMMVFFIPLYLRNKIMTVPELLNRRFGPLCGGIYSFVILFGYLFVFLPPVIYGGSLTLSELTGWDQNYVMVGMVLVTASYTLIGGLSSVMWTDAIQCVMLIGGGVVFFFIALDKIPGGWDAMVAAAPERFHLYQSPSDPEAPFAGLILASFGVFLFYQSSNQVMIQRILSARSTWDGMMGLIFSGFINIIRPLVTCLIGLVVYHWLDVLGQGPSLLPDNQDKAFPLALHTFAPSGLRGVILAGFFAAVMSTISALSNSIATIFSLDVYKKIIRKKALDRELIITGQLSGGAALLISSLIAPLVGSIGLFKYFQTGVTYMATPFISVLLLGVFWKRTSNIGAISGLIGGVVLQLLLAGSLVALRIDIHWLYVGAIAQALTMMLIIGVSLVTEGPSEEVVKAYVWRPSWVRELEGGNAHRPWYKSVKFWLLLYAIGWCYIYWRFW from the coding sequence ATGGATAATTTTCATCTTTCCTTTCTAGATATTCTGATTATTGTTGGCGAAACCCTATTGGTAGTTGTCATTGGCTTTATTGCCGCACGTAAGGTAAAACGAACCACGGAAGGTTATTTTCTAGCATCGGGAAATATGCCTTGGTACTTAATTGGAGCTGCTTTTGTGGCAACTAGTGTTTCTAGTGAACAGATCGTCGGAACAATTGGGGCGACCTATAAAGGAGGTATGGCTATAGCGAATTGGGAATGGTGGGCTCTTCCCACATACCTTTTGATGATGGTCTTTTTTATTCCTTTATATCTGCGAAATAAAATCATGACAGTACCAGAACTACTCAACAGAAGGTTTGGCCCACTATGTGGTGGAATTTATAGTTTCGTGATACTTTTTGGGTACCTTTTTGTTTTTTTACCCCCAGTTATTTATGGTGGGAGCCTCACTCTAAGTGAACTTACCGGATGGGACCAAAACTACGTTATGGTCGGAATGGTCCTTGTCACAGCTAGCTATACTTTAATTGGTGGGTTAAGTTCGGTGATGTGGACTGATGCAATTCAATGTGTCATGCTCATTGGTGGTGGAGTTGTATTTTTCTTCATCGCCTTAGATAAGATTCCCGGAGGTTGGGATGCCATGGTAGCTGCTGCGCCAGAGCGTTTTCATCTCTACCAATCTCCTTCAGATCCGGAGGCACCGTTCGCTGGTCTGATTTTAGCCTCTTTTGGTGTATTTTTATTTTATCAGTCTTCAAATCAGGTTATGATCCAGCGAATTCTTTCCGCAAGGAGTACATGGGATGGAATGATGGGACTTATCTTTTCTGGTTTTATCAATATCATTCGTCCCTTAGTTACCTGCTTGATTGGGCTTGTTGTCTATCATTGGCTGGACGTACTGGGTCAGGGCCCTTCATTATTACCAGACAACCAGGATAAGGCTTTTCCACTAGCACTGCATACATTTGCCCCTTCAGGTCTACGTGGTGTAATTTTAGCTGGATTTTTTGCCGCTGTAATGTCGACTATCAGTGCACTTTCCAATTCAATTGCAACAATTTTCTCTTTAGATGTTTACAAAAAAATCATACGGAAAAAGGCATTGGACCGTGAACTAATCATCACAGGACAACTATCTGGCGGAGCAGCCCTGCTGATCTCTTCCCTCATAGCTCCACTGGTGGGTAGCATTGGTCTTTTTAAATATTTTCAGACCGGAGTTACCTATATGGCAACTCCATTTATATCGGTGCTATTGTTGGGCGTTTTTTGGAAAAGGACAAGCAATATAGGGGCAATATCCGGATTAATCGGCGGAGTAGTATTACAATTGTTGCTAGCCGGCTCGTTAGTTGCTTTGCGTATTGATATCCATTGGTTATATGTAGGAGCTATTGCTCAAGCGCTAACCATGATGTTAATTATAGGGGTTTCCCTAGTCACAGAGGGCCCCTCAGAAGAGGTCGTAAAAGCTTATGTTTGGAGACCTTCTTGGGTCCGCGAACTTGAAGGAGGAAATGCACACCGTCCTTGGTATAAAAGCGTTAAGTTTTGGCTCCTTTTATATGCTATTGGTTGGTGCTATATCTACTGGCGATTCTGGTAA
- a CDS encoding PIG-L deacetylase family protein: MNILCIVAHPDDIEILCAGTMVRYAQQGHQLNFAIFTSGNMGDAVIEPGKLAEIREKEALDAAQIIGAKVIWPGVMDEHVFPDVEQRRLMIDILREADPDVIFTHAPNDYHPDHRYVSQLVFDSYFQKGLPHIPGQNLGACRFGHSQLYYMDNLGGIGFSPTEYVDISDVFEIKKAMLACHKSQFEAMQNLADTQLFDLIEVQSRFRGMAAGCKYAEGFTRLDAFQRGLTKRILP; this comes from the coding sequence ATGAATATTCTTTGTATTGTAGCCCACCCCGATGACATAGAAATCCTTTGTGCAGGAACGATGGTCCGCTATGCCCAACAGGGGCATCAATTAAACTTTGCCATTTTTACATCCGGGAATATGGGAGATGCTGTGATCGAACCTGGAAAGCTAGCAGAAATACGCGAAAAAGAAGCCCTTGATGCAGCCCAGATCATTGGCGCAAAGGTAATTTGGCCTGGTGTGATGGATGAACATGTTTTCCCGGATGTTGAACAGAGAAGGTTAATGATTGATATCCTTAGAGAAGCAGACCCAGACGTCATTTTTACCCATGCTCCTAATGATTATCATCCCGATCATAGATATGTGAGCCAATTGGTCTTTGATAGTTACTTTCAGAAAGGGCTGCCCCATATTCCAGGCCAAAACCTTGGAGCCTGTCGCTTCGGCCATTCCCAATTGTATTATATGGACAATTTGGGCGGTATCGGTTTTTCGCCAACGGAATATGTAGACATTTCGGATGTGTTTGAGATCAAAAAAGCGATGTTGGCCTGCCATAAGAGCCAATTTGAAGCGATGCAGAATCTTGCGGATACTCAGTTGTTCGATCTGATCGAAGTACAATCCCGTTTTCGTGGAATGGCCGCCGGATGCAAATATGCAGAGGGTTTTACCCGATTGGACGCATTTCAACGAGGTCTGACAAAAAGGATATTACCATGA
- a CDS encoding RraA family protein has translation MESRVDLMVDEEKFNWIKKNLYVAIVCDVLDTLGYRNQAMHQRLRPLDPDNSVMIGRARTLRWMDTDYIDENPYDLEIEAVDSLRPGDVVVHSTDFAGTNAPWGELMSTIAKRNGAVGCICDSLIRDCRKIMQMQFPVFHGGIRPLDSLGRGSVMAYDVPVRCGDVVVKPGELIFSDFDGIVVIPLGLENEVLNLAYEKVFKEDQSRIDLLKGDSLRTVYNKYGVL, from the coding sequence ATGGAATCAAGAGTAGATTTAATGGTTGATGAAGAAAAATTCAACTGGATTAAGAAAAATCTTTATGTGGCGATTGTATGCGATGTCCTTGACACTTTAGGTTATAGGAACCAAGCAATGCACCAACGGTTGCGGCCATTAGATCCAGATAATAGTGTAATGATTGGTCGGGCAAGAACACTCCGTTGGATGGATACTGATTACATCGACGAGAATCCATATGATCTGGAAATTGAAGCTGTCGATTCCTTGAGGCCTGGGGATGTAGTGGTCCATTCTACTGATTTTGCAGGTACTAACGCTCCTTGGGGTGAATTAATGAGTACCATTGCTAAGCGCAATGGGGCAGTTGGCTGTATTTGCGATAGCCTGATCCGAGATTGTCGCAAGATCATGCAGATGCAGTTTCCTGTATTCCATGGTGGCATCCGGCCGCTTGATAGTTTGGGCAGAGGCAGTGTGATGGCGTATGACGTACCGGTCCGTTGCGGTGATGTTGTTGTAAAGCCGGGCGAGCTGATTTTTTCAGACTTTGACGGAATTGTCGTTATACCCCTAGGATTGGAAAATGAAGTGCTGAACCTAGCGTATGAAAAGGTTTTCAAGGAAGATCAATCCAGAATCGACCTATTGAAAGGCGATTCACTAAGGACAGTGTACAATAAATACGGCGTCTTATAA
- a CDS encoding MBL fold metallo-hydrolase: protein MESIKNQNLLVNQAAIWWLGQAGYVARTGNLTLAIDPYLSDSAAQGAPEFSRLYSPPILPEDLDVDIYIITHDHLDHLDPSTISKYQNKDSTLFIAPRLTAKRLPNLGISNRQIIVLDVGETWSNGQIRITGVFALPTGIDVLDTTGYFVEFSNGRNFYHTSDTQYHPLVLAAAPKSPEVMLVPINGKWGNLGAEQAAEFAGVLQPKYVMPNHYDMMTLNTENPEVFKWFCQHNNLGEQCIIPEIMVPFIW, encoded by the coding sequence ATGGAATCTATTAAAAATCAGAATCTCTTAGTGAATCAAGCTGCTATATGGTGGCTGGGGCAGGCAGGTTACGTTGCCCGTACAGGAAATTTAACCCTTGCTATAGACCCTTACCTTTCTGATTCTGCGGCACAAGGTGCCCCGGAATTTTCACGACTCTATTCTCCACCCATATTACCAGAAGACCTTGATGTAGATATCTATATCATAACGCATGATCATTTGGATCATTTAGATCCAAGCACCATATCAAAATATCAGAACAAGGACAGTACATTGTTCATTGCGCCAAGGCTTACTGCCAAACGCCTGCCTAATTTAGGCATTAGCAATCGACAAATTATAGTTTTGGATGTAGGGGAAACTTGGTCTAACGGTCAAATCAGGATTACCGGTGTATTTGCCCTGCCTACAGGTATCGATGTACTTGATACAACTGGGTATTTTGTGGAATTTTCCAACGGACGAAATTTCTATCATACCAGCGATACTCAGTATCACCCTTTGGTACTAGCCGCTGCACCAAAGAGCCCTGAAGTCATGCTGGTCCCAATCAATGGTAAATGGGGAAACCTAGGAGCAGAACAAGCTGCAGAGTTTGCAGGAGTACTGCAGCCAAAATATGTTATGCCGAACCACTATGATATGATGACCCTGAATACGGAAAACCCAGAGGTGTTCAAATGGTTCTGTCAGCATAATAATTTGGGAGAGCAATGTATCATCCCCGAAATAATGGTGCCATTTATTTGGTAG
- a CDS encoding mandelate racemase/muconate lactonizing enzyme family protein: MKITNVEAFILQSPYEIKSPEGSDEARGVKHCLLIKVSTDEGISGWSDVETAPHVGEAVVNAPESGAGVFEGLRSLVIGEDPFEVERLWDKIYRGMIYFGRRGVAMQVLSGFDIACHDIMGKAIGRPIHKILGGARRDKVRAYASTLFRPTTEAMKEACEFYLQQGFTAVKFGWGVFGQNPKQDIKLVQAARESLGPDVELMVDAGWMVNRSAYDAIELCRALEPYNIFWLEDFLNPESYDGYNKVKSAGVRTRIAAGEQEATGWGFRELIQRGGIDVVQPDLSRCGGFTQARKIVWEAEYASIDVCPHAWLTDLLTSASLHLNAVLTKSLFLEYNVSDNPMLREIIENPVKMDSDGYIAVPKGVGLGVEINEKAVKRFCVNL, translated from the coding sequence ATGAAAATAACAAACGTTGAAGCTTTTATTCTACAATCTCCATATGAAATTAAGTCACCAGAGGGAAGTGATGAAGCACGAGGGGTAAAACACTGTCTACTCATAAAGGTCAGTACCGATGAAGGAATTTCCGGATGGTCGGATGTAGAAACAGCCCCTCATGTTGGGGAGGCTGTGGTCAATGCCCCAGAAAGTGGTGCTGGTGTATTTGAGGGATTAAGGTCTCTTGTCATAGGGGAAGATCCCTTTGAGGTTGAACGTCTCTGGGATAAGATTTACAGAGGAATGATCTATTTTGGTAGGAGGGGGGTAGCCATGCAGGTTTTGTCTGGATTTGATATCGCCTGCCATGATATTATGGGAAAGGCAATAGGAAGGCCGATCCATAAAATCCTGGGCGGTGCTCGAAGGGACAAGGTACGTGCCTATGCTTCCACCTTATTCCGGCCGACTACAGAAGCGATGAAGGAGGCCTGTGAATTTTACTTACAGCAAGGCTTCACGGCCGTGAAATTTGGATGGGGAGTATTTGGACAGAACCCTAAACAAGATATCAAACTAGTCCAGGCCGCTCGGGAATCCTTGGGTCCTGATGTTGAACTCATGGTGGATGCTGGCTGGATGGTTAATCGAAGTGCCTATGATGCCATTGAACTATGCCGCGCCCTAGAACCTTACAATATATTTTGGCTGGAAGACTTTTTAAACCCGGAATCATACGATGGTTATAATAAGGTTAAGTCAGCTGGTGTTAGGACGAGAATTGCCGCAGGAGAACAAGAGGCTACTGGCTGGGGATTTCGAGAATTGATCCAACGTGGTGGTATCGATGTTGTACAACCAGATCTTTCTCGCTGTGGAGGGTTCACTCAGGCTAGAAAAATTGTCTGGGAAGCAGAATATGCGAGTATTGATGTCTGCCCACATGCTTGGTTAACTGACCTATTGACTTCAGCAAGTCTTCACTTGAATGCAGTTCTGACTAAATCACTGTTTTTAGAATATAATGTGAGTGATAACCCAATGTTACGAGAGATTATCGAAAATCCAGTAAAAATGGATTCTGATGGGTATATCGCTGTGCCTAAAGGAGTTGGGTTGGGGGTTGAAATCAATGAAAAGGCAGTTAAGCGTTTCTGTGTCAATTTGTAA
- a CDS encoding zinc-binding dehydrogenase, giving the protein MNMTGKTMRALQLMGLNELCEVELPVPIPAADQVLIKTQAATICTSDLHDLKSNPFGIVYPITMGHEGAGIVVQCGSAVDDFSPGDRVASHPVIPCGNCAECLRGFDHICSNMGHLGIDKDGCFAEYYLQRADRVRKLPSTLPFDRGALLEPVSVCLQAISRAGEIKGKRVLVLGDGPFGNIISRLANRAGASHVIVIGKEPFRLSRIPDVEIAGNVADKSVDVAILAVSANGALETCLNALRPRGRLVVFSNIIEPVSLNLFTLHVSELEIVGACNDEHKMDEAMECLADPALAINEVITQHIPFADWKQAFRLVAEHHDQAIKVALTFNQSNL; this is encoded by the coding sequence ATGAACATGACTGGAAAGACTATGAGGGCCTTACAGCTCATGGGACTCAATGAACTATGTGAAGTTGAGTTACCCGTACCTATCCCTGCAGCAGATCAGGTTCTGATTAAAACGCAGGCAGCGACTATTTGTACCTCAGATCTGCATGACCTGAAAAGTAACCCATTTGGCATTGTGTATCCGATAACAATGGGTCACGAAGGTGCGGGAATAGTTGTTCAATGTGGATCTGCTGTGGATGATTTTTCACCTGGTGATAGAGTTGCGTCTCATCCCGTGATCCCATGTGGGAACTGCGCAGAGTGCTTAAGGGGATTCGATCACATCTGCTCAAATATGGGACATCTAGGAATCGACAAGGACGGTTGCTTTGCGGAATATTATCTACAGCGAGCAGATCGTGTAAGAAAATTGCCATCAACACTTCCTTTTGATAGAGGTGCGCTGTTGGAACCGGTATCGGTTTGTCTGCAAGCCATTTCCAGGGCAGGAGAGATAAAAGGAAAACGGGTGTTAGTGCTGGGAGATGGACCTTTTGGAAATATCATTTCTCGTTTAGCAAATCGGGCCGGTGCTTCACACGTTATTGTGATCGGTAAGGAGCCATTCAGATTGTCTAGGATTCCGGATGTGGAGATTGCTGGCAACGTCGCGGACAAATCCGTAGATGTTGCTATTCTGGCGGTAAGCGCAAACGGAGCTTTGGAGACCTGCTTAAATGCCCTTCGTCCTCGAGGCAGGTTAGTTGTTTTCAGTAACATTATCGAGCCTGTGAGTCTGAACCTTTTCACCCTTCACGTGTCAGAACTTGAAATTGTCGGAGCATGCAACGACGAGCACAAGATGGATGAAGCTATGGAATGCCTGGCCGATCCAGCATTAGCTATAAATGAAGTCATAACACAGCATATTCCATTTGCAGACTGGAAACAGGCCTTTCGCCTAGTAGCGGAACATCACGATCAAGCCATCAAAGTCGCTCTAACTTTTAATCAATCAAATTTATGA
- a CDS encoding amidohydrolase family protein, which translates to MIVDLHTHVFRPEIDFGVNLLADLNRCGVNPAEWGDVKQRHLETTKAADVAVVFGLQAFKTGWNISNDMVAEHVALASNRLLFFTSIDPTQPNYMQELERTHQDLGAVGVKMAPLYQNIHPTDKRCFELYQYCVKHSLPILFHAGTSFISGTYLDYSRPIHFDAVAVKFPDLHMVLAHLGHPWEGETIAVIRRHANVFADISALYYRPWQFYNSMSLLVEYGAQGKVLFGSDFPFTTTADSIANIRNMNSILGNSSLPRISDEIIESIIHRDTLNLLGLNHPTPNVQ; encoded by the coding sequence ATGATTGTAGATTTACATACACATGTTTTTCGACCGGAGATTGATTTTGGGGTGAACCTTCTTGCAGATTTAAACAGGTGCGGAGTGAACCCAGCAGAATGGGGGGATGTAAAGCAGAGACATCTCGAAACAACAAAAGCTGCAGATGTAGCCGTGGTTTTTGGTCTGCAAGCTTTTAAAACTGGATGGAATATTTCCAACGATATGGTAGCAGAACATGTAGCTCTGGCTTCAAATCGGCTGCTATTCTTTACTTCTATTGACCCTACTCAACCAAATTATATGCAGGAGTTGGAGAGGACACATCAGGATCTGGGTGCAGTAGGAGTAAAAATGGCTCCTCTATACCAGAACATACATCCTACAGACAAACGATGTTTTGAGCTTTACCAATACTGCGTTAAACATAGTCTCCCAATTTTATTTCATGCAGGGACTTCCTTCATTAGCGGTACTTACCTAGATTATTCTCGTCCCATCCATTTTGACGCTGTTGCTGTTAAATTTCCAGATTTGCACATGGTGTTGGCCCATTTGGGACATCCTTGGGAAGGAGAAACAATTGCTGTGATCCGCAGGCATGCTAATGTATTCGCAGATATCTCAGCACTTTACTACAGGCCATGGCAGTTCTATAATTCAATGAGTCTTTTGGTTGAGTATGGAGCACAGGGCAAAGTGCTTTTTGGTTCCGATTTTCCTTTCACCACAACTGCTGATTCGATAGCAAATATACGAAACATGAATTCCATATTGGGGAATAGCAGTTTGCCGAGGATTTCGGACGAGATCATTGAAAGTATTATTCACCGTGATACTTTAAACCTTCTAGGTTTAAATCACCCAACTCCAAATGTACAATGA
- a CDS encoding glycosyl hydrolase yields the protein MRSFFLMAVLSLLLYASACGQTANMKIDFSKELGPMKMEQMSLGQGGLTEEPMLAGRIAEIRALNPAIIRLFVSEYYDVLPQNGQYHFDTLDSMVNNILETGAKPFMSFCLKPKVFFPVIDQDIVEPNDYKAWEEFVYQVVRHFVDRKVGIQFWEVGNEVDIGEDGGTPYRFKPESYARYYKHTTSAILRADPQAKVGGPALAYYKSPILPELMKVCSQQKLQLDFVSFHNYNNDPSAIRAQIEYVKNLSRQFTGLQPQIIMNEWNMDLFNPPLDPRFQPCFIAETIWQMKDAGLDWSCYYQIKDWYVNYDTFAKVFSPSGAAFMTRWWNRQAQFSGLIDYQNQLRPAYYSFKLISRMAGNKLKVNSDHEKVHGFATYDPKLMMHNMMLWNFSDQTIELKLDLRDLPKEMRVRHIVLDASPGAVDENQRLHPNPFIKLEKGNQTLSLRLEPWAVHYWSLE from the coding sequence ATGAGATCATTCTTTTTAATGGCCGTACTTTCATTGCTGCTCTATGCCAGTGCCTGCGGCCAAACTGCAAATATGAAAATAGATTTTTCCAAAGAATTGGGGCCAATGAAAATGGAGCAAATGTCATTAGGCCAGGGGGGATTGACCGAAGAGCCCATGCTCGCTGGCAGAATCGCTGAGATTCGGGCTCTTAACCCTGCGATTATTAGGTTATTTGTAAGTGAATATTATGATGTCCTCCCTCAAAACGGACAATACCATTTTGATACTTTGGACAGTATGGTAAACAACATATTGGAGACAGGAGCAAAGCCATTTATGAGCTTTTGTTTGAAACCTAAGGTATTCTTCCCTGTCATCGACCAAGATATCGTAGAGCCGAATGACTACAAGGCTTGGGAGGAGTTTGTGTATCAGGTCGTAAGGCATTTCGTGGATCGTAAGGTAGGTATACAATTTTGGGAAGTTGGCAATGAGGTAGATATTGGTGAGGATGGAGGGACACCTTATCGCTTTAAACCAGAAAGCTATGCGCGTTATTACAAACATACTACCTCGGCCATTTTAAGAGCTGATCCACAGGCAAAGGTCGGTGGACCTGCACTAGCGTATTATAAATCACCTATCCTGCCCGAATTGATGAAAGTCTGTTCCCAGCAGAAATTACAGCTCGATTTTGTTTCGTTTCATAACTATAACAATGATCCTTCTGCAATAAGGGCGCAGATCGAGTACGTTAAGAACCTATCTCGTCAGTTTACCGGTCTTCAGCCTCAGATTATAATGAACGAGTGGAATATGGATTTGTTTAACCCTCCTTTGGACCCAAGGTTTCAACCATGTTTCATAGCAGAAACCATTTGGCAGATGAAAGATGCAGGATTAGACTGGTCGTGCTATTATCAGATAAAGGACTGGTATGTAAATTACGACACTTTTGCCAAAGTGTTTTCTCCTTCTGGAGCTGCTTTCATGACCCGATGGTGGAATAGACAGGCACAGTTCAGTGGGTTAATAGATTACCAAAACCAACTTCGTCCCGCTTATTATTCTTTTAAACTGATCTCCAGGATGGCTGGAAATAAATTGAAAGTAAATTCGGACCACGAAAAAGTCCATGGTTTTGCTACTTATGACCCCAAGTTAATGATGCATAACATGATGCTGTGGAATTTTTCTGATCAAACGATTGAATTGAAGTTGGACCTCCGCGATCTGCCAAAAGAAATGCGAGTTCGACATATCGTCCTTGACGCAAGCCCAGGTGCAGTTGATGAGAACCAACGTTTACACCCTAATCCCTTCATCAAGCTCGAAAAAGGGAACCAAACATTATCTTTAAGATTAGAACCATGGGCCGTTCACTATTGGTCATTGGAGTGA
- a CDS encoding RagB/SusD family nutrient uptake outer membrane protein — protein sequence MLKISQKALLLIFITCSLVSCTKYLEVTPKDQVSDGTLWSTSSNADLFLNNIYASIPSLDIGDPWENFSDNSINGQAGRVSTNIYGPSIYTPSNAPSQWGQYANIRKCNLFIARVSASALPEDWKKTRLAEARFLRAYFYSLLWMYHGGVPIIIDVLNQNEQGEDVFRARNTAEQTVEFILKELTEAEKDLLPTAESGRATKGAALTLKGSCELFKAGALYNPSNDKAKWAASAATFKKVMSLNYRLFPDYGTLFLEQNNNNVEVIFSRQHMGGTSLANYIAQTGPRFVRGSLTGWGHVGPTQELVDSYSMANGLPITDPASGYNPQNPYVNREKRFYQTIVYDGSQWLGDIMVMKQGVGSLNATDLNNSSISTRTGYYAKKLVDPKYPGAMDNANSANWIIFRYAEVLLSYAEAQNEAVGPDISVYEAINEVRKRSELPDLPKGLNQAQMRAAIHRERRVELAFEEKRLPDLLRLKLAHVNLNGPLHAMKIEQKGGKWVYEVVPAGGGQRKFYPEKNYLLPIPQSARDKNPNLEQNPNYDMIFQ from the coding sequence ATGTTAAAAATATCGCAAAAGGCATTGTTACTCATATTTATCACTTGTAGCTTAGTTTCATGTACAAAATATCTAGAGGTAACACCCAAAGACCAGGTATCCGATGGTACGCTCTGGTCGACCAGCTCAAATGCCGATCTATTCCTCAACAATATCTATGCGTCCATACCAAGCCTGGATATTGGAGATCCCTGGGAAAATTTCTCAGACAACTCGATCAATGGACAGGCAGGGCGTGTCAGTACGAACATCTATGGTCCTTCCATCTATACCCCGAGCAATGCGCCGAGTCAATGGGGCCAATATGCCAATATCCGTAAGTGCAACTTGTTCATTGCACGGGTAAGTGCTTCGGCCCTTCCAGAGGATTGGAAAAAGACAAGATTAGCTGAGGCACGTTTCCTGAGAGCTTACTTTTATTCGCTATTGTGGATGTATCATGGCGGAGTACCTATCATTATCGATGTACTTAACCAAAATGAACAGGGAGAGGATGTGTTCAGGGCACGAAATACTGCTGAGCAAACGGTTGAATTTATATTAAAGGAACTTACCGAGGCTGAAAAAGACCTGCTTCCAACTGCTGAATCGGGCAGGGCAACAAAAGGGGCAGCACTTACGCTGAAGGGGTCCTGTGAATTGTTTAAGGCAGGAGCTCTATACAATCCTTCAAACGATAAAGCGAAATGGGCAGCATCAGCGGCAACATTCAAAAAAGTGATGTCGCTCAATTACCGATTGTTCCCCGACTATGGTACTCTGTTCCTAGAGCAAAACAATAACAATGTGGAAGTAATCTTTAGCCGACAGCACATGGGGGGTACTTCATTGGCAAACTATATTGCGCAGACGGGACCCCGTTTTGTTAGGGGGAGTCTAACGGGCTGGGGACACGTAGGACCAACTCAGGAATTGGTTGATTCCTATTCCATGGCAAATGGACTCCCAATCACGGACCCAGCCTCAGGATATAATCCTCAAAATCCTTATGTAAACCGGGAAAAGAGATTCTATCAAACCATTGTTTACGATGGGTCTCAATGGCTTGGCGACATTATGGTAATGAAACAGGGGGTGGGGAGCCTGAACGCAACAGACTTGAACAACAGCAGTATTTCAACTAGGACAGGCTACTATGCCAAAAAACTAGTAGACCCCAAATATCCCGGTGCTATGGACAATGCCAACAGTGCAAATTGGATTATCTTTAGGTACGCTGAGGTTCTATTGAGCTATGCGGAAGCCCAAAATGAAGCGGTAGGCCCTGATATATCGGTTTACGAGGCCATCAATGAGGTAAGGAAAAGGTCCGAATTGCCGGATTTGCCAAAAGGTTTGAATCAGGCACAGATGCGGGCAGCGATCCACCGTGAGAGAAGGGTGGAACTGGCCTTTGAAGAAAAGCGCCTGCCTGACCTGCTCCGCTTGAAGCTTGCTCATGTCAACTTAAACGGCCCACTACACGCCATGAAGATTGAACAGAAAGGAGGAAAATGGGTCTATGAGGTCGTGCCAGCTGGTGGAGGGCAAAGAAAGTTCTATCCCGAAAAGAATTATTTGTTGCCGATTCCACAATCGGCGAGGGATAAGAACCCTAATTTGGAACAGAATCCAAATTACGATATGATATTTCAATGA